Genomic window (candidate division WOR-3 bacterium):
ACAAGCTCGCTACCGAGTCCCTGGTCCCTGGTCCCGAGTCCTCAGTCCTGGCTGACCTCAAGGCCGCGGACGTCGAGAACCTCTCCCCGCTCCAGGCCTTCGACCTTCTCGTTCGCCTCAGGCAGCGCCTGGACGGACCAAAGCCCGACTGACAACAGCTAGCGGGCAAGGTAGGGCAGGAGGGGAATCACGGACATGCACCCTACTTCGGGGAGCTTTGGAACATCCTACGCGGCTGCGCCGCGAGGTCGAGGTCAAGGTTGAAGCAGAGGTAGAGAAAAGGAATGGGACTTCATCTCAGCCACAAGCTCAAGCCGCAAGCTCTCCCCCGCCGATTTGACACCCCCGCCCACGTGTCCTAGAATCGTGGTATGTCAGAGCCGTACCAGGGCTTGACAGACCGGGTAGCGGAGCAAGATGTCCGCGGAATCCCGCGACAAGACGGGAGAAGGAGACTGCGATGACCCCAGAACTGAGAATCGACGGGCCGGAGCGGCAGAAACGCCGCCTCCGGCGAACCGGCACGGCGGCATTGATGGTCGCGATCTCTGCCGGCCTATTGGCAACCAGTTGTGCCCCCGGCAGGGACGCCGCACAGCCAAAGGTCGTCACCGGGACCGAGTTCCGTTTGGTGGACGACAAGGGTGCGACCCATGCGGTGCTGGCGTTGGAAAACGGCGCTCCCCTGCTTCGCTTCCTCGACGAGAAGGGCAAGTCGCGCGCGGTCGTCGGACTGCAGGAATATGGACCCTCTCTCTTCTTTGCGCGTGACAATGGGAAGCCCGGGACGAGCATCGGAGTGGGACCGACTGGACCGGCAATGGCCTTCGGCGACAGCTCAGGCAACATGCGTATCCTGCTGACCGTGGATTCGACGGGCGCGCCCAGGCTAATGCTGAGGGACACGTCGGGCCACACGGCTTGGACCGCACCCGAGCCGACGAAGCGTTGACAAGAGGGGCACGGGCACGAGTCCCGCTCGACGGTGACGACAGGCCCGGTCGTGACGATTCTGCGTGCTCCGCCCAGGGAGCGGCACTTTGACATCCCGGCTCGCGGTTTGACAAGTTCGCCTGCGAGCCCTAGAATCGAGCAATGCCCGAACTGCACTCGGCTTGGGCGCAGGGCTCATGGAGTTCCCTGTCCCGGGAACCCGTCGCCGTTCTGCCCCAGGCAGGCTGCTATCCGAGGAGGATTGCATGAACACGTTTGCGCGTCACATCATGATCTTGCTTGCTGTCGCCGGATTGGTCGGTTCGAGCTGCGACCAGAGCAAGCCGAACAGCGCTCCGACCATCACGTCCTTGGACGTACCCGATACCATCGACGCCTCGGTGGACGCAACGCTCAACTGCATCGCCACTGATCCGGACAGCACCGCCCTTGCCTACAACTGGACGAGTACTGGAGGGACCTTCATCTCGACCACCGGTGCAACCGTGGAATGGACCGCACCGGAGTCGTCCGGATCCGCAACCATAACGGTCACCGTGCTGGATGACAGCGGCGCGAGCGATACCAGCAGCGCGACAGTCATAGTCAGACCCGTCACCACGACCATCATTGCCTGGGACGGAGCGGTTGAAGCGGGCGAATACAAGCTCTGGAGCAGCAGCTACATTCCGATAGGCTACAGGGTGCACGGATCGTTCTCGGTGGACGACAACGATATCACGTTCCTCATGCTGGACTCGACCAACTACCAGCTGTGGCGACTCGATTCATCCTACAGCGCGCTCATCAAGGTAGAGGAGTCGGCGGGCTCGGACTTCTCTGCCATTGTCCCCGCCGGTGCCGGCTACCATTTCATCCTCGACAACCAGTTCAACGTGAACCGGGACTCGTCCGTCCATCTCCTCGTGCAGCAGTCATCTCCCTGAGGAGCGCTACCGCTCTCCCGGATTGGGTCCAGGAGGACGCAACCGAAGATCGCACGCCTCCGTTCGTCGGAGATCGGAGACCATTTAGGACTGTGACGTCACAGGTACGACTGCAGAGGAGGAAACATGGATGAAGAGAACGGAAAGAGTGAACGAACGTGGTCCGAAGAGATCGAGGTCGCCGGGGCCGAACTCGTTGACCACATCAAAGAGCTGGTCAAAGCAGGGAATGTCCGGCGGGTTATTCTGCGAACCCCGGACAACAAGCTGCTGCTGGAGATACCGCTGACTGCCGGCGCGGTCGCCGGCGGAGTGGTCGTGCTGGTTGCGCCTGTCCTTGCGGCCCTCGGCGCTTTGGCCGCGCTGGTAGCCAAGGTGAAAATCCAGGTTATCCGGCTCGACAGATCCAATCCGTAGGTCGCTTCAGCCACAAGCCCGGGACGCTGTCGATCCCGGCTACGCCGAGGCGGGGGAAGTAGCTCCGCGGCAGATGCAGACCTGCCTGGTCAACGCGGGACAAGCGAATTGTGGGCCGCGGGATTCGAGGCTGCCCGGAACTGAGGCCGGCCGCTACCTGGCGCCGGCCGCCAGCCGGCCAAGCACGAACGGAGCCCGCCGACGCCTGCTCTGCCGTGGGCGTCTCAGGCGCAGTTTGTCAACACGTGCGAGGACGTCGGCCGCGACTGCATCCCCAAGTCCGGCCTGCTCAAGCATCGCCTGCATCTCTTCGCGCCCGAGCCGGTCGTCGCATTTCGACAACCCGAGTATTGCCTGCCGCTGGCCATGGGCCGTCCCCATGCTGAGGAAAGTAGACAGCGCCTGCGCGAGTGCCGGGGTGGCCTGTCGATACAGCTTCTTGTCCACGAGAATGAGCCCGATACTCCCCAGTTCTCTTGCCACTCCTGCCTGGTATCCGATTTCGCGCAGCAACGCCAACGCCTCCTCATGGAGTGCCAGCGCCTCGTCGAGCTCACCCCGGTAGCGGCGAACGGTAGCGACTTTGGCGAGTAAGCCGGCCATACCCCATCGATCACCGGCATCGCGTGATACCGCGAGCGCCTTCTCGAAATGCTGCAGCGCCTCGTCAAGTTCATCCTTGTCGCAGTAGCTGCTACCCATGTTACCTAGACAACTCGCCACGCCGGGACTATCCCCGCTTCCCCGCGATATGGCCAGCGCTTCCTCGTGGAACTGCAGCGCCTTCTCGGGGTCACCCAGCTCGCGGTAGATACTCCCGATGCTGTCAAGGTAGGGTGCCTGGACCCGCTGGTCACCCGACTTGCGGACCAGGGCGAGTGCCGTCTGCAGGTAATCGAGTGCGCCGGCGAGATCGCCGTAGTCGTAGCGTATGGCCGCGATGTTGCCGAGGGCCGGTGCTTTCCCCAGTTCGTCGCCGTACTCCGTCGCCAGTCGCGCGGCTTCCTCGAAGTCCCCGATGGCGTCATCGGGACGGGCCTGCATGTAGTGGCACACACCGATCTGGTTCGCTATGGGCACGAACTGAGCCCCGTTCGCCTTCGCCTGCGCCTCCCGGAAAAACCCGATTGCCTCGCCCCATTGGTGCAGGGCCATGGCGGCAAGACCATGCTCAAAGGGCCGCCAGACGGCAGCGTCGGCGTGCAGGTCGCCAATGTACTCCTTCATCCGGTGCTGGTCTCCGCGTATGACATCCAACCTCCCTCTGACCCCTTTCGGCCTGAGTCTGCGTCTCTCCCGCGAGAAACGGCGAAGCTCAAAGCCGACCAGGACCGCGACCAGCAACAGGAGTAACAAGACTATCCACGCTGCGGCTGCATCTACATTCTGGCCAGAGAGTGTGCCCACGTTTAAATTTTAGCGCCCGTCGTTCGGTTGTGAAGTCAGAACGGTTCTGAAGCTCGTCAATCCCTGGCGTTCAGCCTGCTCCACGATCCGCCGACCGTCTGCAGTCAGCTGTCAGTTGATCAGCCGGAGCGCATGCACGGCCACCCTCATAGGGGGACTCTTCTATCGCCCGACTGTGGCTCGAAGAGAGCCGGCTAGGCTCGGGGTCTGGGATAGGGCCGGCGTCTGCGTATCTGGTCAACCCGGTCGAGCAACTCAGCGGCGCCATCGGCCGAAAGGCCTCCCTGCTGCAGCAGTTCCTCGATTCGCGACCGGCCCAGCTTGTCGTCGCACCGGGACAGGCCCAGCAGCACCTGTATCTGCCCCCGGCTCACACCTGCCGAGAGGAGGATGGCCGAAGCCTCGGCGAGTTTCGACACCGCCTGCCCGTGCGCCCCTCTCTTTTCCAGAACGAGTCCGACATTCCCGAGTTCTGTCGCCTCACCCAGCCGAAACCCGATTCTGCTGGCTCCGGCCAGCGAATCCTCGTGGAACTTGAGTGAGCGGTCCAGATCACCCTTGTCCAGGTAAACGCCCCCGATGCTGCCGAGCTCGATGGTGTAGCCGAAGTTGTCCCCCGACTTGCGGGCTGTTTCCACCGCTTCCGCGTACATCTCCAGCGCCTGGTCGAGCTCGCCTTTGTCGCGAAGGACGCTGGCGGCGTTGCCCCGGGCGCCGGCGATTCCGGGCTCGTCACCGATGCTAAGAGAAACGGCCAGCGCATCCTCGTGCGACTTGAGCGCCGCATCAAGTTCGGCCTTGTCGTGTTGTATGTTGCCGATACCGCCGAGGCAGAGCGCTACGACCCGCTGGTTGTCGAACTCCCCGGCAATGGTAAGGGCTTCACTGAGATGCGTGAATGCGCTGCCCAGTTCGCCGTACTCGTGATGGATCACGCCGACGTTGGCCAGGGCTGCGCACCTGCCCAGCTTGTCTCCCTCCTCTTCCGCCAGGCGGGCCGACTCGCCGAACTCCGCTACTGCCGCCGACAGGTTGCCCTGCATGTAGTGGCACACGCCGATCTGTACCAGCAAGGGAACCAGATGCGCCTTGCCCGCCAGGCGCCGCGCCTCCTGCAGATGCTCGATTGCCTCGCCCCAGTTACACACCGCCATTGCCGCCAGGCCGCGCTCCGCCGGCTGGCTGACCGCAGGCTGCGAATCGCGCAGCTCGCCGACGTACTCCGCCATCCTGTCCAGGTCACGCCGAATCACGTCCAGTCGCTTCCTGTACCTCTTCAGCCCCATCCACTTCGGCACCTTGGCACGGCGACGAAGAGCCGCGATGGCCAGGGCCGCGCCAACGCCGGCGACGACAACTACTGCCAGCAGAGCCGCCGGGTCAAGACCCTGCGATGCGTTTCCGCCCATGGCCGTATTGTACTCACGTTCGGCCACCCGTCAACCATCCTTGCCCGGCCTCAGTGCCTCCCGCCTCGATCCCCGGCTCCACTTGAACTGGGATGAGGCGCGGAAGAACTGAGACCTGCGCTGCGGGGCAGGCGTCAGCCCGCGGGAGGCTTTGCCCGCACCGGGGCCGAATTCCGGCCTTGACGAGTCGCACTTAGGTATCTATGCTTAGCCTTCAACCTAAGCAGGACTGGTTGCAGGCCCTCAACTGAGGGCGACTGAGGCCTGAGGATGTCACAACCCTAAGGAGGTATCAGTGTCCGTCAAACTCGCAATCAATGGCTTCGGCAGAATAGGTCGGCTGGTCGCGAGAATCGCGTCCCGCCAGCCGCAATTCGAGGTCGTCGGCATCAATGACGTAACCGATGCCGCGACCCTCGCCCATCTACTGAAGTACGACTCGGTTCACGGCCGGTTCCCGGACGTGAGGGTCGATGGCGACTCGATTGTCATCGCCGGCCGGAGTGTGCACGTGAACAACGCGAAGAAGAACCCGGAGTTGCCCTGGCAGAAGCTCGGGGTCGACTACGTCATCGAGTCGACCGGCCTCTTCACCGAGTACGACAAGGCAGCAATGCACCTGAAGTACGGCGCAAAGAAGGTAATCATTTCGGCTCCGCCCAAGGGCGAGAAGGCGATCAAGTCGCTGGTCATGGGCGTGAATCACACCACCTATGACCCGGGAGTAGACCACATCGTATCCAACGCCTCCTGCACCACGAACTGCGTCGTCCCGGCAGCCAAGGTTATCCACGAGAGCTTCCGGATCCAGCGTGCGTACATGACGACGATTCACGCGTACACGAACGACCAGGCCATGCTCGACCAGCCGCACAAGGACCTGCGCCGCGCCCGGGCCGGAGCGATGTCGATGATTCCGACCTCGACCGGCGCGGCCAAGCTTGTCGGCGTCATCTTCCCGGAGCTGAAGGGCAAGATCGACGGGTCAGCCATACGGGTACCAACGCCCGACGTCTCCATGGTCGACCTCGCCTGTAACGTCGAGAAGAGCACCACGAAAGAGGAAGTGAACGCCGCATTCAAGGCCGCTGCCGAGGGACCGCTGCGGGGCATCCTCCAGTACATCGATGAACCGATTGTATCGGTCGACCTGGTCGGCAACCCGCACTCGTCCATGATTGACTCCAAGCTGACCGCGGTCGTAGACGGGACGCTGGTGAAGGTATTCGCGTGGTACGACAACGAGTTCGGCTATGCGAACCGGCTCATCGACCTTGCCGGCTACATGGCCTCCCGGTCGTAGACCATGAAGAAGCTCACGGTCCGCGATATTGACGTCCGCGGGCAGCGCGTGTTCCTGCGCGTCGACTTCAATGTGCCGATGACCGAGGAGATGCGGATCCGCGATCTCGCCCGCATCGTGGCCGCTCTGCCGACGCTGCAGTACCTTCTGGATCACGGGGCAGGAGTCATTCTTGCGTCGCACCTCGGCAAGGCCAAGGGAAAGGCCGACCCGCTTTACTCGCTGCATCCGATTCTGCCGGTTGTATCGCAGCTCGTGGGCAGTCCGGTGACCTACGCACCGATCTATACCGGCGACTGCGCCGCGAAGGTAAGAAAGCGGGCGGCGCCGGGCACGGTCACTCTGCTTGAGAACCTGCGCTTCCACCCGGGTGAGACCGCCAATGACCCCTCCTTCGCGCGCGAGCTGGCCTCGCTGGCCGACGTCTACGTCAACGACGCTTTCGGCGCGGCCCACCGTGCCCACGCCTCCACCGTTGGCGCGGCGTCGTTCTTCAAGCAACCTGCCGCCGGCCTGCTGATGGAGACCGAGGTCGACTTCCTCACCCGCGTTCTCGAGCACTCGGCCCGCCCGTACGTCGCCGTCATTGGCGGGTCCAAGGTTTCGGACAAGGCCGGGGTCATCAAGAACCTGCTTCCCAGAGTCGACCAGGTCATCCTGGGCGGTGGCGCGGCCTTCAACTTTCTCAAAGCCCGAGGCATGTCCATCGGCAAGTCCCTCTGGGAGCCTGACCTTGCCGAGCAGGTGCGGCCACTCGCCGGAGATCCCAAGCTCGTGCTGCCGACCGACGTTCTCGTGGCCCCGTCAATCGATGCCGGCGCCGAGGCGAGGACGGTACCTATCGACCGCATCCCGGCCGACCAGATGGGCCTCGATATCGGCACGGACTCCAGCCGGCGCTTCGCCGAAGTGCTCGCTACCGCCCAGACGGTGGTCTGGGCCGGACCCATGGGAGTGTTTGAACGCGACGCCTTCGCCAATGGCACACGGCTCGTGGCGCAGGTGGTGGCCGAGGCCACCGACCGCGGGGCCTGCACCGTGGCCGGCGGCGGCGATACCGGTGCGGCCCTGGCGAAGTTCGGGTATGCCCAGAAGATGAGCCACGTCTCGACCGGCGGCGGCGCATCACTGGAACTCCTCGAAGGTAAGGCGCTGCCCGGCATAGCGGCACTGGCGGACCGATGAGCGGAACCCGCATCCCGCTGGTTGCGGGCAACTGGAAAATGAACAAGGGCCCGGGCGAGGCCCGGGCGTTTGCGCAAAGCCTTCTGAAGTCAGGCGCGGACAGCTCAGCCGGAACCGTTGCGGGAGCAGCTGCGGAGCTGGCCGTGTTCCCCTCGTTCACGGCTCTGCCCGCGGTCGCCGACATCCTGAGAGGTACCTTCGTTGCCTACGGAGGTCAGAACTGCCACTGGGAGACGAGCGGAGCTTTCACCGGCGAGATCTCGCCCGCCTTTCTGGCCGAACTCGGCTGCCGGTATGTTCTCGTCGGCCATTCCGAGCGGAGGACGCTGTTCGGCGACACCGACGACACCTGTCGAAAGAAGGTGCTGGCCGCCCTGGCGGCCGGCCTGGAACCGATCCTATGCTGTGGCGAATCCCTCTCCGAGCGCGAATCAGAACAGACCATGACGGTCATCGAACGTCAGCTGCACGCCTCGCTGCTTGGTCTGCCTCCTGCCGCAGTGATCACCGTCGCCTACGAACCGGTCTGGGCCATCGGCACGGGCCGCAGCGCAACGCCGGGCCAGGCCGGCGAGGTACACACGTTTGTCCGCCGCTGGTTGAGGCGCAACCTCTCCCCTGAAGCTGCGGAACGCACCCGCCTGCTCTATGGTGGCAGCGTCAAGCCTGACAATTTCGTCGACCTGCTCAAGCAACCCGACGTTGACGGCGCGCTCATCGGCGGCGCCAGCCTCGAAGGCGGATCATTCCGCAGCCTTGCCGGTTCGGCAACGTCTTACTTGACCGGCCTGATTTGATGAGTAACATCACGTCTTGACTTCGTTTCTCATTCCGCTAATCTAGCCCGACTAAGGAGAACGTTAAATGTACGGCATCCTGATCTTCTTCCATCTGTTGGTGTCGGCCATCCTGGTGCTGGTGGTCCTGGTGCAGCAGCCCCAGAAAGGCGGAATGGCTTCGATCATGGGCGGCGGCGGTGACAGCATGTTCGGCGGCGGCGGTGCTGCCCCGTTCATGGCCAAGCTCACGACCGGCCTCGCGGTCGCTTTCATGCTGACGTCACTAGGCCTGGTTCTCATAGGAAGCCGTCTCGGCCGCAACATCCAGGCGCCGCGTCCGACACCGGCACAACCGGCGACGCCGTCCCAGCCAGCTCAATCACAACCCGGACCGCTAGGAGAATAAGATGTACGCGATTGTCAAAGTTTCCGGCTGCCAGTTCCTCGTCAAGGAAGGGGATGTCGTCACCGTTCCCCATCTCGAGTCCGAACCGGGCACGACCGTCCCGCTCGAAGTACTGTTCCTGCGCACTGAAGAGAAGGCGGTCGTCGGCACGCCCACCGTTCCTGGCGCCCAGGTCGACGCCGAGGTTGTCAGCCACACCCGCGCCGCCAAGGTCACAATCTACAAGTTCATCCGACGCGAGAACTACCGGCGCAAGAAGGGACACCGCCAGCAGTTGACGCGCGTGAAGATAGCCCGGATTATCCCCGGCGCCTAGCCGGACCCGCTACGAAAGTGGACCGTCGAACAACGATGACTATTTCACTCGAAAGGAAGACTAGATGGAACTGACTGCTTCTCAGAAGATCGAGAAACTGGGCAAGGCCGTTTCCGGAATGACCCAGGCCGAGCTATCCCGGGCCGTCGGCGTCTCCCGGG
Coding sequences:
- a CDS encoding DUF4342 domain-containing protein, which codes for MDEENGKSERTWSEEIEVAGAELVDHIKELVKAGNVRRVILRTPDNKLLLEIPLTAGAVAGGVVVLVAPVLAALGALAALVAKVKIQVIRLDRSNP
- the gap gene encoding type I glyceraldehyde-3-phosphate dehydrogenase, with the protein product MSVKLAINGFGRIGRLVARIASRQPQFEVVGINDVTDAATLAHLLKYDSVHGRFPDVRVDGDSIVIAGRSVHVNNAKKNPELPWQKLGVDYVIESTGLFTEYDKAAMHLKYGAKKVIISAPPKGEKAIKSLVMGVNHTTYDPGVDHIVSNASCTTNCVVPAAKVIHESFRIQRAYMTTIHAYTNDQAMLDQPHKDLRRARAGAMSMIPTSTGAAKLVGVIFPELKGKIDGSAIRVPTPDVSMVDLACNVEKSTTKEEVNAAFKAAAEGPLRGILQYIDEPIVSVDLVGNPHSSMIDSKLTAVVDGTLVKVFAWYDNEFGYANRLIDLAGYMASRS
- a CDS encoding triose-phosphate isomerase; translated protein: MSGTRIPLVAGNWKMNKGPGEARAFAQSLLKSGADSSAGTVAGAAAELAVFPSFTALPAVADILRGTFVAYGGQNCHWETSGAFTGEISPAFLAELGCRYVLVGHSERRTLFGDTDDTCRKKVLAALAAGLEPILCCGESLSERESEQTMTVIERQLHASLLGLPPAAVITVAYEPVWAIGTGRSATPGQAGEVHTFVRRWLRRNLSPEAAERTRLLYGGSVKPDNFVDLLKQPDVDGALIGGASLEGGSFRSLAGSATSYLTGLI
- a CDS encoding tetratricopeptide repeat protein encodes the protein MGTLSGQNVDAAAAWIVLLLLLLVAVLVGFELRRFSRERRRLRPKGVRGRLDVIRGDQHRMKEYIGDLHADAAVWRPFEHGLAAMALHQWGEAIGFFREAQAKANGAQFVPIANQIGVCHYMQARPDDAIGDFEEAARLATEYGDELGKAPALGNIAAIRYDYGDLAGALDYLQTALALVRKSGDQRVQAPYLDSIGSIYRELGDPEKALQFHEEALAISRGSGDSPGVASCLGNMGSSYCDKDELDEALQHFEKALAVSRDAGDRWGMAGLLAKVATVRRYRGELDEALALHEEALALLREIGYQAGVARELGSIGLILVDKKLYRQATPALAQALSTFLSMGTAHGQRQAILGLSKCDDRLGREEMQAMLEQAGLGDAVAADVLARVDKLRLRRPRQSRRRRAPFVLGRLAAGAR
- the secG gene encoding preprotein translocase subunit SecG; translated protein: MYGILIFFHLLVSAILVLVVLVQQPQKGGMASIMGGGGDSMFGGGGAAPFMAKLTTGLAVAFMLTSLGLVLIGSRLGRNIQAPRPTPAQPATPSQPAQSQPGPLGE
- a CDS encoding tetratricopeptide repeat protein, with product MAEREYNTAMGGNASQGLDPAALLAVVVVAGVGAALAIAALRRRAKVPKWMGLKRYRKRLDVIRRDLDRMAEYVGELRDSQPAVSQPAERGLAAMAVCNWGEAIEHLQEARRLAGKAHLVPLLVQIGVCHYMQGNLSAAVAEFGESARLAEEEGDKLGRCAALANVGVIHHEYGELGSAFTHLSEALTIAGEFDNQRVVALCLGGIGNIQHDKAELDAALKSHEDALAVSLSIGDEPGIAGARGNAASVLRDKGELDQALEMYAEAVETARKSGDNFGYTIELGSIGGVYLDKGDLDRSLKFHEDSLAGASRIGFRLGEATELGNVGLVLEKRGAHGQAVSKLAEASAILLSAGVSRGQIQVLLGLSRCDDKLGRSRIEELLQQGGLSADGAAELLDRVDQIRRRRPYPRPRA
- a CDS encoding phosphoglycerate kinase, with protein sequence MKKLTVRDIDVRGQRVFLRVDFNVPMTEEMRIRDLARIVAALPTLQYLLDHGAGVILASHLGKAKGKADPLYSLHPILPVVSQLVGSPVTYAPIYTGDCAAKVRKRAAPGTVTLLENLRFHPGETANDPSFARELASLADVYVNDAFGAAHRAHASTVGAASFFKQPAAGLLMETEVDFLTRVLEHSARPYVAVIGGSKVSDKAGVIKNLLPRVDQVILGGGAAFNFLKARGMSIGKSLWEPDLAEQVRPLAGDPKLVLPTDVLVAPSIDAGAEARTVPIDRIPADQMGLDIGTDSSRRFAEVLATAQTVVWAGPMGVFERDAFANGTRLVAQVVAEATDRGACTVAGGGDTGAALAKFGYAQKMSHVSTGGGASLELLEGKALPGIAALADR
- the rplU gene encoding 50S ribosomal protein L21, whose translation is MYAIVKVSGCQFLVKEGDVVTVPHLESEPGTTVPLEVLFLRTEEKAVVGTPTVPGAQVDAEVVSHTRAAKVTIYKFIRRENYRRKKGHRQQLTRVKIARIIPGA